The window TAATATAAAAAATTCACCAACAAAATCTAGCCACCTACCTACCTTAAGCAACGCGACATGATCCCCAACATTACCCATATGAAAATTCAATCTTGCATTATCAGCATGAACTTGTTTATCCTTAGGGCGATAAAAAATAGAGCTTCCAATAGACAACATAGCAGCAATGGAAATAATCTCATCCGAACATTTATACTTATCAGACGCCACAATCATTTTAGACAACATGGGATCAAGTGGAAACTCCGCCATTTTTCTCCCGATTTTAGTCAACTCCCCATGTTTATTAAGCGCGCTCAAAGCAAACAGCAACTCCAAAGCTTTCAACAACGCCTCAGCAGGAGGTGGGTCCATGAAATCAAAATTCAACAAGTCATGGATTCCAAGACTCTTTAAACTCAAAACAACATTCGCGAGATTAGTCCGTTGGATCTCGGGAACAGTGTTGTCATCCAGATCGTTGAAGTAATTGTACGCGGTGTACAACCGGAAACACTTCCCGGGGCCCGTTCTTCCGGATCGACCCGCCCGTTGATTCGCGGATGCCTTGGAGATCGGGGTAATGAGCAATGATTCCATTCCGGTTCGAGGGTTGTAGGATTTCATTTTCACGAATCCGGGGTCGATCACGTATTTGATTCCGTCGATTGTTAGTGATGTTTCGGCGATGTTGGTGGCGAGGACGACTTTGCGGGCCCCTTCGGGAGTTGGTTCGAAGATTTTGGCTTGGAGTTCGGTAGGGAGATTTGCGTAAATTGGGCAGATTATTAGTTCGGCTATTTTGCTACCTAAACCACGGGTTCTGTGTTTGAGGATCTCTTCGGCTGTTTCGATTTCTTCTTGGCCGGTTAAAAAGACCAAAATGTCCCCGTCTCCTGGGGGCTGGGTGACATGGATTTGAAGAGCTGTAACAATTGCTGCATCCAGGTAATCGGCTTCTGGTGCTTTTGTGTAGTTTATTTCAACGGGAAAACGTCTTCCTGGAATTTTGAAAATTGGGGCTGAATCGAAATAGTCACTGAATTTTTCTGCATCTAAAGTGGCACTTGAGATGAGCAGCTTGAGGTCAGGTCGAAATCGAGCGATATCCTAGCAACAAGAAAttcattttagatttttttttctccTTAAAATATTCAAGCAAGATGAGAATTTTAGCCTTACCTTAACTAAACCAAACAAGATGTCTGTTGACAATGTCCTTTCGTGAGCCTCGTCCACCATCACCACGCTGTTTTCGTTTTCTTGTTAGTTTTTAGATATTTtaaaaaagagtaaattaaaTTATAGTTTTTGCAGTTTTGGTCCTTATCTGAGGTTTTTGTAATGGTTTTGACCCCTGCTCCAAATAAAATGACCATATTACCTATTTATCTGATTTTTTATAAAGACTTGTTATTTGTTTTAAACTTATATTGTAAATTTAACCGGAAAGCCGAGGAGGAAAAGGGCAGGGAGGATAGAGAGGGCAATCTAGTCATTTAATTGAAGCAGGAACCAAACCCGTGACAAAAACCTCAATAAGTACCAAAATTGCGGAAAAAAAAGGAAGGtttagggaccaaaactgtaatgtactcttttaagaaaaaaaaaaagtaaataaataaataaatacctgTAACTTTGAAGATCAGGTTCACCAAGAAATTCTCGTAGTAACATGCCATCAGTCATATATTTGAGCACTGTTTTATCAGAAGTACAATCTTCAAAGCGTATAGAATACCCAACCTGataaaccataaaccaaaatgtTTGCTTTCACTTGCACTTTCACTTTCAAAACAGAGCATAGTTAGATAGATATATTTGTTGACAAAAAAGTTTGAAATTATTATGCATTTGAAATATACGATGCTAAATACCTCATGCCCAAGTTTGACATTCATTTCTTGAGAAACTCTAGCAGCAACACTCATGGCAGCAACTCGTCTTGGTTGTGTGCACCCTATCTGTATCAAATTCAAAGTAAGCAAAATATGTAAAACTCAAATAAAAAATATGATTCCATTTGTTTATTTAAAGGAAAAAGATTTgagttatttcaaaaattaaatacCATTCCGCGTTTTGTATATCCAGCTTCATGAAGATATTGGGGTATCTGAGTGGTCTTCCCAGAACCAGTTTCTCCAACAATCACAAGAACCTGAAAAAAgatttttaacttttcaaatttcTGCAATTATTTCAAACCAAATAATATGAGACCTACCTGATGATCTTCAACAGCTTTCAGCAAAGATTCCCGATACGGGTACACAGGTAAAGTTTTTCTGTCTGCCTAAAAAAGCAAACCAAATAGATCAAGGAGTCTTAGCAATCAGAACAAGGGTAAATAGGTAAATTAATATGGTAATTTTAAGAGATGAAAGGACGGAGCATACAAGAAGCTTCTCATGTGCTGATTTTGCTACAGCTTTTTCATATTCCTCTTCATTTACTTCATCAACATCAACCTGTAAGTAGGAGAATTAGAAATGCCTTAGACTAAAAGTTACATGAATAAAACAACATATCAAATCATGAATTCATTATAAGGTAGAGACTACAACTACATACATTTACACCACCCATGACTTGTCCCTGTATGAACTCAATCTGATCCTCAAACACATAACTGCATAAAAAACAACACATTAGATTATGAAAAATTCATAGACAACTAAAAGAAAATCAACTACATACTTATAATCATCAGCTTGCTTTTTGTTCTTTGATCCATATTTTAGTGTCGCTTTTCCTGCAAAGCAATAAGACTTGGTTAGTTAACAGGTTAGTAATTAGTTAATtgcaacaaaataaaaaaaaaataccgaTCTGATGATCCTCCCATGCTTCTTGTTCAGCAAATGGATTCATCTTATCTCCATCTTTTGAATCTCTGAAATCACATCACATGAAACAAAATCATTTCAATTCTGAAATCACATGAAACAAAATCATTTCGATTCTAAAGAATTACTGATTCTGACCTGTAGCGTTCCATAGCTACAGAGAATCTTCTCTCTTGATTTACTCCACCTTCATCATCATAAGCATCAGGCATACGATACTGCAATCCAAATTACATTGTGAGGTAGGTagtagaataaaataaaataaaaagcaaTGTGTATatctaaattaaaaataatgaataaCCTCATTAACattatcatcctcttgagatCTCTTCTTAACTAGATCATATATTTGCTTCTTGTATCTGCAAAAGTATATGATTATCAAACATAAGgtacaaaacaaaagtaaaatattttaatgtaaaaTTTTTTCAAGGAGAGTGATTACCTTAGCTCACGTTGTTCAGCTTCAGTTAGCTTGACACCCTCAAATAAATATTGTTCATCTTCTATATCATCTCTGAAATTGCAAAAAAAATTAAGGTGAACAAAAACAATATGTATATATTAATCATCATTTACGTATATCTCCATAAAAGTTGAAATTTGTAAGAGGTGAGAGGTAAAAGTAGAGACAAAAAGATTACTTGATTTCCTCCAATTTCTTCTGCTCCCTTTTCTTGAGATATTCTTGCCTCGAAACTTTTCTGAAAAATATAATTTGAAGAAGCAAAGCATACACTTAAGTATGAAATAAAAGATACATAATTAATGAATGTTGGAATGTTTACAGAAAAAACTCGATTCAGATTTCAAACCTTAAAGCTCCAATGTCATCATCTTCCAAGGCATTGGCTCTCCTAATTGCCTCTTCTGTTGTCCAAAAACAAAAAACAGgaataagttattataaaattCTTTATAGATTTTTGTGATATATAACAAAGTATGTAACAAATAGCATACCTTCCTCCCTCTTGGACAATGTCTTTTCAGTCAGCTGTTAAATAAAACAAAGTGAAGTAAGAAATagcaaattacaaaaaaaaaaaaaaaaaaaaaaaaaaaaaaaaaaagttttagtgAATCATGTATTGAGAATGGACAATTAAATGATCATTTCAAGTTTTAAACCAAACCTTTGTTGTTCTTGCTGCATCTTTTTCCCTTAGATGTTGTTCCAATTCCTCTCGTTCTATTTGGTCACGCAATCTTTCTTCTTCAGACTACAACAAAGATGGAATAGAAATTGATATCTTGATTTttgactttaaaaaaaaaaaagaagaatcattaaaaccattttaaaataTGTCAGATACCTCAGACTCATCTGAATTGTCATGAGAAGCTTTTTGTTTAACCCTTCTTTCTTGTTTCAAGATTCCAGCTCCCTGAAGCACCATATATGATCAAAAACAGCAACACAATTATTACAAGAGGCACCAACACAGCAACTTACCAtaagaaataaatcaaaatatatcAATAAAAGTATAAGCACCATgcctcatcatcatcttcatcttcttggtTTTCACTCTTCTTTCTGAATCGTTTCACGTGTTTATCAACCTTTTTCGATTGAGTGGCAACAGAAACAGATCCACCATGATcattcttatcatcatcatcatcatctccctCCAAAAGTTTGTAACTCCTTTGTTTCCTGGCTAACATTGCAGCCTCCTCTTCTTGTTGCCTATAAAGCTATCAaatacaaataacaataagaatGTTGGCAACACTAGCAGGCTGTTTAAActatataaagtttttttttataaaaagttacATTTGATCCAGAACTCTTATGTTCAACTTTCTGAAAGATTTCTTCAGCAAATGCACGTGTTTCGTTTGAAGATGGCACTCCCATATCCTTAAGGTTACTAAATATATCAGAAGGTGATGATGCTTTCTTAGCTGCATGAGATTGAGAGAAGAATCAAGCATGTGCCAATTTCCATTAAAAtttaacaataaaataaatatacaacaAAGATTATTAAGATTGAAGATAACTTACATAAACTAATTAGGTACTGAACCAGTGTGGGTTGTGAATATCCCAAGAGGGACATCAATCTGTCTGAAACCCATGTCTTCAAGTCACTCCCCATTTCTCACTACACTCAAAAACATATAACAAAGTCGATTACTAATGGTATTTTCTTTAATAAGATGATTAATAATGGTATCACGtacaaataacaataagaatGTTGGCAAcactaaagaaaaaaaaatacatttgatCTAGAACTCTTATGGTCAACTTTGAACTTTCTTCAGCAAATGCATGTGCCCATATCCTTAAAGGTTACTAGATATATCAGAAGGTGATGACACTTTCTTAGCTGCATGAGATTGAGAGAAGAATCAAGCATGTGCTAATTGCCATCAAAATTTAACAATAATACACAGCAAATATTATTAAACTTGAAGTTTAGAAGTTTACAACCAAAACATGAAAACAGAAAGAATTGAAGAGAAAAAAAATGATGATTTAGGATTCAAAGTTGCAGAAAAGAATATCATCCAAATCTCAAGGTATTATCGAGTTGGTTTTTAATTAAGTGTATTCAAATCTGTATGACTGTATGCACCACTTTGTCTGTTCAAATGAAGAAAATTGGAACTAATAGCTCCAATTCATTTTACTAGTCTTGATCTGTTTAAGTTTTAAGCAATTAATTACTGGAAATAGTGTCTTTGCTTATGAAGAGGCAGTAATACCAGGAAGAGCCCAACTAATTTGGTCATGCTAATTTCATTACCAGTTTTAACAGGAATTTCATCCAACAGCTTATACGCATAAGCCAGAATGCCAAAAAAAAACACTTTGAGAGTAGGTAAAccaatataaatcaaaatataagaaCAGAAGCATGAGAATTGACATTTCAGATTAAACATGAACTTGAACTAAACCGAGATTAAGCAAATAGCAAGCACGAAATTTCAGTTTAAGCAAATTGGGGTTCCCAAATCAGCAAATATTATGTTTAAACAGCAACATAAAGTCATAAACTGTTATTGTGGTGTGTGTGCTATGTAGGATTGGAGATGCACGTCATTACTCTAAAGATAGACGAAGATGGAGATGTTGCAGAAGAGACTCACCTGCGCTGTGATGCCGAATGCCGAGACAAAATCCCTAAGAGAAACGAGACTCACTTCACTTCGTCGATTCAACAGAGCTTCATCGCTTATGG of the Lactuca sativa cultivar Salinas chromosome 6, Lsat_Salinas_v11, whole genome shotgun sequence genome contains:
- the LOC111882209 gene encoding pre-mRNA-splicing factor ATP-dependent RNA helicase DEAH1 isoform X2, which encodes MVLILLLIYFDLFLMGAGILKQERRVKQKASHDNSDESESEEERLRDQIEREELEQHLREKDAARTTKLTEKTLSKREEEEAIRRANALEDDDIGALRKVSRQEYLKKREQKKLEEIKDDIEDEQYLFEGVKLTEAEQRELRYKKQIYDLVKKRSQEDDNVNEYRMPDAYDDEGGVNQERRFSVAMERYRDSKDGDKMNPFAEQEAWEDHQIGKATLKYGSKNKKQADDYNYVFEDQIEFIQGQVMGGVNVDVDEVNEEEYEKAVAKSAHEKLLADRKTLPVYPYRESLLKAVEDHQVLVIVGETGSGKTTQIPQYLHEAGYTKRGMIGCTQPRRVAAMSVAARVSQEMNVKLGHEVGYSIRFEDCTSDKTVLKYMTDGMLLREFLGEPDLQSYSVVMVDEAHERTLSTDILFGLVKDIARFRPDLKLLISSATLDAEKFSDYFDSAPIFKIPGRRFPVEINYTKAPEADYLDAAIVTALQIHVTQPPGDGDILVFLTGQEEIETAEEILKHRTRGLGSKIAELIICPIYANLPTELQAKIFEPTPEGARKVVLATNIAETSLTIDGIKYVIDPGFVKMKSYNPRTGMESLLITPISKASANQRAGRSGRTGPGKCFRLYTAYNYFNDLDDNTVPEIQRTNLANVVLSLKSLGIHDLLNFDFMDPPPAEALLKALELLFALSALNKHGELTKIGRKMAEFPLDPMLSKMIVASDKYKCSDEIISIAAMLSIGSSIFYRPKDKQVHADNARLNFHMGNVGDHVALLKVYSSWKETNFSTQWCYENYIQVRSMKRARDIRDQLEGLLERVEIEIVSNPGDLEAIKKSITSGYFPHSAKMQKNGSYRTVKHPQTVYIHPSSGLSQVLPRWVVYHELVLTTKEYMRQVSELKPEWLVEIAPHYYQLKDVEDLASKKMPRGEGRASKD
- the LOC111882209 gene encoding pre-mRNA-splicing factor ATP-dependent RNA helicase DEAH1 isoform X3, with amino-acid sequence MGSDLKTWVSDRLMSLLGYSQPTLVQYLISLSKKASSPSDIFSNLKDMGVPSSNETRAFAEEIFQKVEHKSSGSNLYRQQEEEAAMLARKQRSYKLLEGDDDDDDKNDHGGSVSVATQSKKVDKHVKRFRKKSENQEDEDDDEGAGILKQERRVKQKASHDNSDESESEEERLRDQIEREELEQHLREKDAARTTKLTEKTLSKREEEEAIRRANALEDDDIGALRKVSRQEYLKKREQKKLEEIKDDIEDEQYLFEGVKLTEAEQRELRYKKQIYDLVKKRSQEDDNVNEYRMPDAYDDEGGVNQERRFSVAMERYRDSKDGDKMNPFAEQEAWEDHQIGKATLKYGSKNKKQADDYNYVFEDQIEFIQGQVMGGVNVDVDEVNEEEYEKAVAKSAHEKLLADRKTLPVYPYRESLLKAVEDHQVLVIVGETGSGKTTQIPQYLHEAGYTKRGMIGCTQPRRVAAMSVAARVSQEMNVKLGHEVGYSIRFEDCTSDKTVLKYMTDGMLLREFLGEPDLQSYSVVMVDEAHERTLSTDILFGLVKDIARFRPDLKLLISSATLDAEKFSDYFDSAPIFKIPGRRFPVEINYTKAPEADYLDAAIVTALQIHVTQPPGDGDILVFLTGQEEIETAEEILKHRTRGLGSKIAELIICPIYANLPTELQAKIFEPTPEGARKVVLATNIAETSLTIDGIKYVIDPGFVKMKSYNPRTGMESLLITPISKASANQRAGRSGRTGPGKCFRLYTAYNYFNDLDDNTVPEIQRTNLANVVLSLKSLGIHDLLNFDFMDPPPAEALLKALELLFALSALNKHGELTKIGRKMAEFPLDPMLSKMIVASDKYKCSDEIISIAAMLSIGSSIFYRPKDKQVHADNARLNFHMGNVGDHVALLKVGL
- the LOC111882209 gene encoding pre-mRNA-splicing factor ATP-dependent RNA helicase DEAH1 isoform X1, with amino-acid sequence MGSDLKTWVSDRLMSLLGYSQPTLVQYLISLSKKASSPSDIFSNLKDMGVPSSNETRAFAEEIFQKVEHKSSGSNLYRQQEEEAAMLARKQRSYKLLEGDDDDDDKNDHGGSVSVATQSKKVDKHVKRFRKKSENQEDEDDDEGAGILKQERRVKQKASHDNSDESESEEERLRDQIEREELEQHLREKDAARTTKLTEKTLSKREEEEAIRRANALEDDDIGALRKVSRQEYLKKREQKKLEEIKDDIEDEQYLFEGVKLTEAEQRELRYKKQIYDLVKKRSQEDDNVNEYRMPDAYDDEGGVNQERRFSVAMERYRDSKDGDKMNPFAEQEAWEDHQIGKATLKYGSKNKKQADDYNYVFEDQIEFIQGQVMGGVNVDVDEVNEEEYEKAVAKSAHEKLLADRKTLPVYPYRESLLKAVEDHQVLVIVGETGSGKTTQIPQYLHEAGYTKRGMIGCTQPRRVAAMSVAARVSQEMNVKLGHEVGYSIRFEDCTSDKTVLKYMTDGMLLREFLGEPDLQSYSVVMVDEAHERTLSTDILFGLVKDIARFRPDLKLLISSATLDAEKFSDYFDSAPIFKIPGRRFPVEINYTKAPEADYLDAAIVTALQIHVTQPPGDGDILVFLTGQEEIETAEEILKHRTRGLGSKIAELIICPIYANLPTELQAKIFEPTPEGARKVVLATNIAETSLTIDGIKYVIDPGFVKMKSYNPRTGMESLLITPISKASANQRAGRSGRTGPGKCFRLYTAYNYFNDLDDNTVPEIQRTNLANVVLSLKSLGIHDLLNFDFMDPPPAEALLKALELLFALSALNKHGELTKIGRKMAEFPLDPMLSKMIVASDKYKCSDEIISIAAMLSIGSSIFYRPKDKQVHADNARLNFHMGNVGDHVALLKVYSSWKETNFSTQWCYENYIQVRSMKRARDIRDQLEGLLERVEIEIVSNPGDLEAIKKSITSGYFPHSAKMQKNGSYRTVKHPQTVYIHPSSGLSQVLPRWVVYHELVLTTKEYMRQVSELKPEWLVEIAPHYYQLKDVEDLASKKMPRGEGRASKD